A region of Vigna radiata var. radiata cultivar VC1973A chromosome 10, Vradiata_ver6, whole genome shotgun sequence DNA encodes the following proteins:
- the LOC106775780 gene encoding peroxidase E5, with product MRVFHGTVTALCCVVVVLGVFPLSLDAQLDPSFYRDTCPRVHSIVREVVRNVSKKDPRILASLIRLHFHDCFVQGCDASVLLNNTATIVSEQQALPNNNSLRGLDVVNDIKTAVENACPGVVSCADILTLASEISSVLGGGPDWKVPLGRRDSLTANRTLANENLPAPFFNLTLLKAAFAKQGLDTTDLVALSGAHTFGRAHCSFILDRLYNFSGTGRPDPTLDTTYLQQLRSQCPQGGPNNLVNFDPTTPDRIDKAYYSNLLVKKGLLQSDQELFSTPGADTIPIVTRFNSDQKVFFDAFEASMIKMGNIRVLTGKQGEIRKHCNFVNKKSVEIDTVVSEESSAEGLVSSF from the exons ATGAGGGTTTTTCATGGTACAGTGACAGCTCTGTGTTGTGTAGTGGTTGTGCTGGGAGTGTTTCCACTCTCTCTAGATGCACAACTTGATCCTTCGTTTTACAGAGACACATGTCCCAGAGTTCACTCCATTGTTCGTGAAGTCGTCAGGAACGTTTCAAAGAAGGATCCTCGCATTCTCGCCAGTCTCATTAGACTTCACTTTCATGACTGCTTTGTTCAA GGGTGTGATGCCTCGGTTTTATTGAACAACACTGCTACAATAGTGAGTGAGCAGCAAGCTCTGCCAAACAACAACTCGTTAAGAGGTTTGGATGTTGTGAATGATATCAAGACAGCAGTGGAAAATGCTTGCCCCGGCGTGGTTTCTTGTGCAGACATTCTTACCCTTGCATCTGAAATATCTTCAGTTCTG GGAGGTGGTCCTGACTGGAAAGTTCCATTGGGAAGAAGAGATAGTTTAACAGCAAACCGAACACTTGCTAATGAAAACCTTCCAGCTCCTTTCTTCAACCTCACCCTACTGAAAGCTGCATTTGCTAAACAAGGCCTTGACACTACTGATCTAGTTGCACTCTCAG GTGCTCATACATTTGGCAGAGCTCACTGTTCTTTCATTCTTGACCGATTGTACAACTTCAGTGGCACTGGAAGACCCGACCCAACTCTGGACACAACTTACTTACAACAATTACGGTCACAGTGCCCCCAAGGTGGACCTAACAACCTTGTAAATTTTGATCCAACAACTCCTGATAGAATCGACAAGGCCTACTACTCCAATCTTTTGGTTAAAAAGGGTTTGCTTCAGAGTGATCAAGAGTTGTTCTCAACGCCCGGCGCTGATACCATTCCCATTGTCACCAGGTTCAATAGCGATCAAAAGGTTTTCTTTGACGCATTTGAGGCTTCGATGATTAAGATGGGTAACATTCGTGTGCTCACTGGGAAGCAAGGAGAAATCAGAAAGCACTGTAATTTTGTTAACAAGAAATCTGTTGAAATTGATACTGTGGTCTCTGAGGAATCTTCTGCAGAGGGTTTGGTTAGCTCTTTCTAA
- the LOC106774868 gene encoding uncharacterized protein LOC106774868: MGCMRISVVAVLCALVMNGVSCADLSSTYYHTTCPQLYSIVYGVINHAYITDPRIAANLIRLHFHDCFVQGCDGSVLLNNTDSIESEQDAAPNINSLRGLDVVNNIKTAVEDSCPETVSCADILAIAAEVASVLGGGPSWSVLLGRRDSLTANRTLAETNLPAPHFTLYQLKQSFAAQGLNTTDLVSLSGAHTFGQAHCNNFIDRLYNFNYTGSADPTLNSTYLKALSEICPVDATEDNLADLDLITPNQFDNKYYSNLQYQNGLLQSDQELFSTSDADTTDLVNSFSSDQSVFFENFVVSMIKMGSISVLTEDEGEIRLQCNLVNEDSSGLVGVASKAPKQKLAAYEHIMRIQRKVLWGWGADGRKIAWVKWKTLCKSKREGEAWMIESVDRENLVGGIISERTAKMGFMRVVLMAVLCSFALHAGFSVTNAQLSPTFYRTTCPNLFNIVFQVIFQASTTDPRIGASLLRLHFHDCFVQGCDGSVLLNNTDSIESEQDAAPNINSLRGLDVVNNIKTAVENSCPGRVSCADILAIAAEVGSVLGGGPGWPVLLGRRDSLTANRTLANQNLPAPFFNLTQLKAAFAVQGLNTTDLVALSGGHTFGRAHCSTFNNRLYNFNNTGNPDPTLNTTYLATLRLICPQNATGNNLTNLDLTTPDQFDNKYYSNLQHLNGLLQSDQELFSTPAADTIPIVNSFSSDQNAFFANFVASMIKMGNIGVLTGTDGQIRTQCNFVNGNSFGLASMASKDPKQNMVSQS; this comes from the exons atgGGTTGTATGCGTATATCAGTAGTAGCAGTGTTGTGTGCATTAGTGATGAATGGAGTGTCGTGTGCAGATTTGAGTTCTACTTACTACCACACAACATGCCCTCAACTATATTCCATTGTCTATGGAGTCATCAACCACGCTTACATCACTGATCCCCGCATTGCTGCCAACCTCATCAGGCTTCATTTTCATGATTGCTTTGTTCAA GGTTGCGATGGATCAGTTTTGCTGAATAACACTGATAGCATAGAAAGCGAACAAGATGCAGCTCCAAATATCAATTCATTAAGGGGTTTGGATGTGGTTAATAACATCAAGACAGCAGTGGAAGATAGTTGTCCAGAGACAGTTTCTTGTGCTGATATTCTTGCCATTGCAGCTGAAGTAGCTTCTGTTCTG GGAGGAGGTCCATCATGGTCAGTTCTATTAGGAAGAAGGGATAGCTTAACAGCAAACAGAACCCTTGCCGAAACAAACCTTCCAGCACCACACTTCACACTTTATCAACTTAAACAATCTTTTGCTGCTCAAGGTCTCAACACTACTGATTTAGTTTCACTCTCAG GTGCACATACGTTTGGACAAGCACACTGCAACAATTTCATCGACAGATTATACAATTTCAACTACACTGGAAGTGCTGATCCAACTCTGAATAGCACTTACTTGAAAGCATTGAGTGAGATATGCCCAGTAGATGCTACTGAGGATAACCTCGCCGATTTGGATCTGATAACTCCTAATCAATTCGATAACAAATACTACTCCAATCTTCAATACCAGAATGGGCTGCTTCAGAGCGACCAAGAACTCTTCTCCACTTCTGATGCTGATACCACTGACCTTGTGAATAGCTTCAGCAGTGACCAAAGTGTTTTCTTTGAGAACTTTGTAGTGTCAATGATAAAAATGGGTAGTATTTCAGTGCTGAcagaagatgaaggagaaattCGGTTGCAGTGTAATTTGGTGAATGAAGACTCGTCTGGTTTAGTTGGTGTGGCATCCAAGGCTCCAAAACAGAAGCTCGCAGCATA TGAACACATTATGAGGATACAAAGAAAAGTTTTGTGGGGTTGGGGTGCAGATGGGAGGAAAATAGCTTGGGTTAAATGGAAAACTTTATGTAAATCAAAGAGGGAGGGAG AAGCTTGGATGATAGAAAGTGTGGACAGAGAGAATCTTGTTGGTGGAATAATCTCCGAAAG AACAGCCAAAATGGGTTTTATGCGTGTAGTACTAATGGCAGTGTTGTGTTCATTTGCTTTGCATGCAGGGTTTTCTGTCACTAATGCTCAGCTTAGTCCTACGTTCTACAGAACAACATGTCCAAATCTATTCAATATTGTGTTTCAAGTCATCTTTCAAGCTTCCACCACCGATCCCCGAATTGGGGCCAGCCTTCTCAGGCTTCATTTTCATGATTGCTTTGTTCAA GGTTGCGATGGATCAGTTCTGCTGAACAACACTGATAGCATAGAAAGCGAACAAGATGCAGCTCCAAATATCAATTCATTAAGGGGTTTGGATGTGGTCAATAACATCAAGACAGCGGTCGAAAATAGTTGTCCAGGGAGAGTTTCTTGTGCTGATATTCTTGCCATTGCAGCTGAAGTAGGTTCTGTTCTG GGAGGAGGTCCAGGATGGCCAGTTCTATTAGGAAGAAGAGATAGTTTAACAGCAAACAGAACCCTTGCAAATCAAAACCTTCCTGCTCCTTTCTTCAACCTCACTCAACTTAAAGCAGCATTTGCTGTTCAAGGTCTCAACACCACTGATTTAGTTGCACTCTCAG GTGGTCATACTTTTGGAAGAGCTCACTGCAGCACATTCAATAACCGATTATACAACTTCAACAACACTGGAAACCCTGATCCAACTCTGAATACAACTTACTTAGCAACACTGCGTCTGATATGCCCCCAGAACGCAACTGGGAATAACCTCACCAATTTGGACCTGACCACACCTGATCAATTTGATAACAAATACTACTCCAATCTACAGCACCTCAATGGCTTACTTCAGAGCGACCAGGAACTCTTCTCTACTCCTGCTGCTGATACCATTCCCATTGTCAACAGTTTCAGCAGTGACCAAAACGCTTTCTTTGCCAACTTTGTAGCGTCAATGATAAAAATGGGAAATATTGGAGTGCTCACAGGAACTGATGGACAAATTCGCACCCAATGCAATTTTGTGAATGGAAACTCGTTTGGATTAGCTAGTATGGCGTCCAAAGATCCTAAGCAAAACATGGTTTCTCAATCTTAA
- the LOC106775744 gene encoding peroxidase A2-like: MGSMNAVVVTVLCAFAMHAGFLVTNAQLSPTFYNETCPTLSDIVFNVISNASLTDPRIGASLIRLHFHDCFVQGCDGSVLLNNTDSIESEQDAAPNINSLRGLDVVNNIKTAVEDSCPETVSCADILAIAAEVASVLGGGPSWDVPLGRRDSLNASQALANQNLPAPFFTVDQLISSFAAQGLNTTDLVTLSGAHTFGRARCSLFLSRLYSFNDTGNPDPTLNTTYLETLRGICPENATVDNITNLDLSTADQFDNKYYSNLQELNGLLQSDQELFSTTGADTVDLVNSFSSDQSVFFANFVVSMIKMGNISVLTGTDGEIRTQCNFVNGNSSATLAGVASKDPKLNLVAQSK, from the exons ATGGGTTCCATGAATGCAGTAGTAGTGACAGTGTTGTGTGCATTTGCGATGCATGCAGGGTTTTTAGTCACTAATGCTCAGCTCAGTCCCACGTTCTACAACGAAACATGTCCAACGCTAAGCGATATTGTCTTTAATGTCATCTCAAATGCTTCCCTCACCGATCCCCGAATTGGTGCCAGTCTCATCAGGCTTCACTTTCATGATTGCTTTGTTCAA GGTTGCGATGGATCAGTTTTGCTGAACAACACTGATAGCATAGAAAGCGAACAAGATGCAGCTCCAAATATCAATTCATTAAGGGGTTTGGATGTGGTTAATAACATCAAGACAGCAGTGGAAGATAGTTGTCCAGAGACAGTTTCTTGTGCTGATATTCTTGCCATTGCAGCTGAAGTAGCTTCTGTTCTG GGAGGTGGTCCATCATGGGATGTTCCATTAGGAAGAAGGGATAGCTTAAACGCAAGTCAAGCTCTTGCAAATCAAAATCTTCCAGCACCCTTCTTCACAGTAGATCAACTCATTTCTTCCTTTGCAGCTCAAGGTCTCAACACCACTGATTTAGTCACTCTCTCAG GTGCTCATACGTTTGGAAGAGCTCGTTGCAGTTTATTCTTAAGCCGATTATACAGCTTCAACGACACTGGAAACCCTGATCCAACTCTAAACACAACTTACTTAGAAACATTGCGTGGGATATGCCCTGAGAATGCAACTGTTGATAACATCACTAATTTAGACCTCAGCACAGCTGATCAATTTGATAACAAATACTATTCGAATCTTCAGGAACTCAATGGCTTGCTTCAGAGCGACCAAGAACTGTTCTCCACTACTGGTGCTGATACCGTTGACCTTGTCAACAGTTTCAGCAGTGACCAAAGTGTTTTCTTTGCCAACTTTGTAGTGTCAATGATAAAAATGGGAAATATTAGTGTGCTGACAGGAACTGATGGAGAAATTCGCACCCAATGTAATTTTGTGAATGGAAACTCGTCCGCAACATTAGCTGGTGTGGCCTCCAAAGATCCTAAACTGAACCTTGTTGCTCAATCTAAgtaa